A single genomic interval of Argopecten irradians isolate NY chromosome 8, Ai_NY, whole genome shotgun sequence harbors:
- the LOC138328994 gene encoding uncharacterized protein, translating into MDKVRLFYHATSVAVKSSILATRSLVPQIHNPKEEWMWLLDSKFKETIPKGVWLCSTLYNGGLPTISPYGKQRVALPIRSVLHQLGGKVNLYRGKDSIVKSNRYVRLMLVREGDDFECLEHMEKLNPLDNAWLKFISDSECLAAQRPYWVEIYCPYEIDIKEGEWDEVD; encoded by the coding sequence ATGGACAAAGTAAGACTATTTTACCATGCAACATCTGTTGCCGTGAAGTCCTCAATTTTAGCTACGAGATCTCTTGTGCCACAGATTCATAATCCAAAGGAGGAATGGATGTGGCTTTTGGATTCGAAGTTCAAGGAAACTATTCCGAAAGGAGTCTGGCTTTGCTCCACACTTTATAACGGAGGTTTGCCAACCATCTCTCCTTATGGCAAACAGCGTGTGGCACTCCCCATACGAAGTGTACTCCACCAACTTGGCGGCAAAGTAAATCTGTACCGTGGCAAAGATTCAATTGTCAAATCAAATAGGTATGTTCGTCTCATGCTTGTTAGGGAGGGAGACGATTTTGAATGCTTGGAACATATGGAAAAACTTAACCCATTAGACAACGCATGGCTGAAATTCATTTCGGATTCAGAGTGTCTAGCTGCGCAACGACCATATTGGGTAGAAATCTACTGTCCGTATGAAATTGACATTAAGGAAGGTGAATGGGATGAAGTAGATTAG
- the LOC138330344 gene encoding carbohydrate sulfotransferase 1-like isoform X2: protein MKRRRLTKVFCVFICVLWCFTSFLLLNRTNGNQVPDAFPKRITDNWDREKKPPKINSSKSSSTFERKDVEAETNGPSPVIILTYMRSGSSFLGEIFQANPQTFYWFEPVHELWGAYNNKKKVFDFQDGTNRTFKTFLDLAVPTIKNMSMCNLESIPVDALREQFISKSKQMTEFVKCRGYKEKGKATNKKLIKCLPKLTEKCLQSKHIVLKTIRISMKSLEFILEKIPTLKVIHLMRDPRGTSRSQKAVGQLSKHYREEISYFCKQVLQDIIDKEILENKYPGRIRTVFYEDVANSPLAYSKTLYQYLGMNFTSEVEKSIFQFTLAGKSGPKKCGILCTQMANSSSEASAWRSEINMELVKIVDSACSDLYVKVGYKFIPSEKLLRDKTFKLRE from the exons GAAATCAGGTACCAGATGCTTTCCCCAAACGTATAACAGACAATTGGGATCGAGAAAAAAAACCTCCAAAGATAAACTCGTCGAAATCAAGTTCAACATTTGAGAGAAAGGACGTCGAGGCGGAAACGAACG GTCCCAGTCCTGTAATTATTCTTACGTATATGAGAAGCGGTTCGTCCTTCCTGGGAGAAATATTCCAAGCGAATCCACAAACTTTTTATTGGTTCGAGCCAGTTCATGAGCTATGGGGAGCGTATAATAACAAAAAGAAAGTTTTTGATTTCCAAGACGGCACAAATCG GACTTTCAAAACGTTTTTGGATCTAGCAGTACCAACCATCAAGAATATGAGCATGTGCAATTTAGAAAGCATACCAGTCGATGCCCTGCGAGAGCAGTTTATATCGAAAAGTAAACAGATGACAGAATTCGTAAAATGTAGAGGCTATAAAGAAAAGGGAAAAGCAACAAATAAAAAACTAATTAAATGTTTACCAAAATTAACCGAAAAATGTTTGCAATCTAAAcacattgttttaaaaacaatacGTATCAGTATGAAAAGTTTAGAATTCATACTTGAAAAAATCCCAACATTAAAAGTAATACATCTAATGCGAGACCCGCGAGGGACATCTCGGTCTCAAAAAGCTGTGGGGCAGCTATCGAAACACTATCGTGAGGAAATATCTTACTTTTGTAAGCAAGTGCTACAGGATATCATCGATAAAGAgatattagaaaataaatatcCAGGTAGAATACGGACAGTCTTCTATGAAGATGTGGCAAACAGTCCACTTGCTTATTCAAAGACGCTTTATCAGTATCTCGGCATGAACTTCACTTCAGAAGTTGAGAAGTCTATATTTCAGTTTACATTAGCTGGTAAAAGCGGACCAAAGAAATGTGGCATTCTTTGCACACAAATGGCAAACTCGTCGTCAGAGGCCAGTGCCTGGAGAAGCGAGATAAATATGGAGTTGGTGAAAATAGTCGATAGTGCATGTTCAGATTTGTATGTTAAGGTTGGTTATAAATTCATACCGAGTGAAAAACTTTTAAGAGATAAGACCTTTAAACTTCgagaataa
- the LOC138330344 gene encoding carbohydrate sulfotransferase 1-like isoform X1 translates to MKRRRLTKVFCVFICVLWCFTSFLLLNRTNGNQVPDAFPKRITDNWDREKKPPKINSSKSSSTFERKDVEAETNVQTKRYDHANIDLSETTFVNNNGPSPVIILTYMRSGSSFLGEIFQANPQTFYWFEPVHELWGAYNNKKKVFDFQDGTNRTFKTFLDLAVPTIKNMSMCNLESIPVDALREQFISKSKQMTEFVKCRGYKEKGKATNKKLIKCLPKLTEKCLQSKHIVLKTIRISMKSLEFILEKIPTLKVIHLMRDPRGTSRSQKAVGQLSKHYREEISYFCKQVLQDIIDKEILENKYPGRIRTVFYEDVANSPLAYSKTLYQYLGMNFTSEVEKSIFQFTLAGKSGPKKCGILCTQMANSSSEASAWRSEINMELVKIVDSACSDLYVKVGYKFIPSEKLLRDKTFKLRE, encoded by the exons GAAATCAGGTACCAGATGCTTTCCCCAAACGTATAACAGACAATTGGGATCGAGAAAAAAAACCTCCAAAGATAAACTCGTCGAAATCAAGTTCAACATTTGAGAGAAAGGACGTCGAGGCGGAAACGAACG TACAGACCAAAAGATATGATCATGCGAATATTGACCTGAGTGAAACAACATTTGTTAATAACAACG GTCCCAGTCCTGTAATTATTCTTACGTATATGAGAAGCGGTTCGTCCTTCCTGGGAGAAATATTCCAAGCGAATCCACAAACTTTTTATTGGTTCGAGCCAGTTCATGAGCTATGGGGAGCGTATAATAACAAAAAGAAAGTTTTTGATTTCCAAGACGGCACAAATCG GACTTTCAAAACGTTTTTGGATCTAGCAGTACCAACCATCAAGAATATGAGCATGTGCAATTTAGAAAGCATACCAGTCGATGCCCTGCGAGAGCAGTTTATATCGAAAAGTAAACAGATGACAGAATTCGTAAAATGTAGAGGCTATAAAGAAAAGGGAAAAGCAACAAATAAAAAACTAATTAAATGTTTACCAAAATTAACCGAAAAATGTTTGCAATCTAAAcacattgttttaaaaacaatacGTATCAGTATGAAAAGTTTAGAATTCATACTTGAAAAAATCCCAACATTAAAAGTAATACATCTAATGCGAGACCCGCGAGGGACATCTCGGTCTCAAAAAGCTGTGGGGCAGCTATCGAAACACTATCGTGAGGAAATATCTTACTTTTGTAAGCAAGTGCTACAGGATATCATCGATAAAGAgatattagaaaataaatatcCAGGTAGAATACGGACAGTCTTCTATGAAGATGTGGCAAACAGTCCACTTGCTTATTCAAAGACGCTTTATCAGTATCTCGGCATGAACTTCACTTCAGAAGTTGAGAAGTCTATATTTCAGTTTACATTAGCTGGTAAAAGCGGACCAAAGAAATGTGGCATTCTTTGCACACAAATGGCAAACTCGTCGTCAGAGGCCAGTGCCTGGAGAAGCGAGATAAATATGGAGTTGGTGAAAATAGTCGATAGTGCATGTTCAGATTTGTATGTTAAGGTTGGTTATAAATTCATACCGAGTGAAAAACTTTTAAGAGATAAGACCTTTAAACTTCgagaataa